From Pseudomonas sp. stari2, a single genomic window includes:
- a CDS encoding 2-octaprenyl-3-methyl-6-methoxy-1,4-benzoquinol hydroxylase, with protein sequence MRADVLIVGAGMVGSALALALQDSGLEVLLLDGSPLSVKPFNADAPFEPRVSALSAASQRILDRLGVWDGIVNRRSSPYTDMHVWDGSGTGQIHFSASSVHADVLGHIVENRVVQDALLDRLHDCDLGLLANARLEQMRRSGDDWLLTLADGRTLRAPLVIAADGANSAVRRLTGVATREWDYLHHAIVTSVRSSKPHRMTAWQRFTDHGPLAFLPLERDGQQDWCSIVWSTTPSEAERLMALDEADFCRELERAFEGCLGDVISADPRLCVPLRQRHAKRYVAEGLALIGDAAHTIHPLAGQGVNLGFLDAAVLAEVLLQANERGERLADVKVLSRYERRRMPHNLTLMAAMEGFERLFQADPLPLRWLRNTGLKIVEQMPEAKALFVREALGLTGDLPALAKA encoded by the coding sequence ATGCGCGCAGATGTGCTGATTGTCGGAGCCGGAATGGTCGGCAGCGCCCTGGCGCTGGCGTTGCAGGACAGCGGGCTGGAAGTCCTGCTGCTCGACGGCAGCCCGCTGAGTGTCAAACCCTTCAATGCCGACGCGCCGTTCGAACCGCGAGTCAGCGCGTTGTCGGCAGCCAGCCAGCGAATCCTTGATCGCCTCGGCGTGTGGGACGGCATCGTCAACCGACGCAGCAGCCCTTACACCGACATGCACGTCTGGGACGGCAGCGGTACCGGGCAGATTCACTTTTCGGCCAGCAGCGTGCATGCCGATGTGCTCGGCCACATTGTCGAGAACCGCGTGGTGCAGGATGCCTTGCTCGACCGTCTGCACGATTGCGATCTGGGCCTGCTGGCCAATGCGCGGCTGGAGCAGATGCGCCGCTCCGGTGACGACTGGCTGCTGACCCTGGCCGACGGCCGCACTTTGCGCGCACCGCTGGTGATTGCGGCGGACGGGGCCAATTCCGCCGTGCGTCGCCTGACCGGTGTCGCTACTCGCGAGTGGGATTATCTGCATCACGCCATCGTCACCAGCGTGCGCAGCAGCAAACCGCACCGGATGACCGCGTGGCAGCGTTTCACCGATCACGGGCCGCTGGCGTTTCTGCCGCTTGAGCGTGACGGTCAGCAGGACTGGTGCTCGATCGTCTGGTCGACCACGCCGAGCGAAGCCGAGCGGCTGATGGCGCTGGATGAAGCGGATTTCTGCCGTGAACTGGAGCGTGCCTTCGAAGGTTGCCTCGGCGATGTCATCAGCGCTGATCCGCGCCTGTGCGTGCCGCTGCGTCAGCGTCACGCCAAGCGCTATGTGGCCGAGGGCCTGGCCTTGATCGGCGATGCCGCGCATACCATTCACCCGTTGGCGGGGCAGGGTGTAAACCTCGGTTTCCTCGATGCCGCTGTACTCGCCGAAGTACTGCTGCAAGCCAATGAACGCGGCGAACGCCTGGCGGATGTGAAAGTGCTGAGCCGCTACGAACGCCGGCGCATGCCGCACAACCTGACGCTGATGGCGGCGATGGAAGGCTTCGAACGGTTGTTCCAGGCCGATCCGCTGCCGCTGCGCTGGTTGCGCAACACCGGACTGAAAATCGTCGAGCAGATGCCTGAGGCCAAAGCGCTGTTCGTACGTGAAGCATTGGGGCTGACCGGGGACTTGCCGGCGCTTGCCAAGGCGTGA
- a CDS encoding DUF4442 domain-containing protein, producing MRERLIKQFGKARLMRWIMTFYPPYFGAGVRVKHISDDFRDIQVSMGLGWYNRNYVGTQFGGSLYSMVDPFFMLMLMENLGSRYIVWDKAADIDFIAPGKGPVFARFNIDDTLLDEIRRQTATGEKYLPQLQVDIHDGAGNLVARVGKTLYVRLKPQARQA from the coding sequence ATGCGTGAGCGGCTGATCAAACAGTTTGGCAAGGCGCGGCTGATGCGCTGGATCATGACGTTCTACCCGCCGTATTTCGGCGCCGGCGTCCGGGTGAAGCACATCAGCGATGACTTTCGTGACATTCAGGTTTCGATGGGCCTGGGCTGGTACAACCGCAATTACGTCGGCACCCAGTTCGGCGGCAGTCTGTATTCGATGGTCGATCCGTTTTTCATGTTGATGCTCATGGAGAACCTCGGCTCGCGCTACATCGTCTGGGACAAGGCTGCCGACATTGATTTCATTGCGCCGGGCAAAGGCCCGGTGTTCGCCCGGTTCAACATCGACGACACCCTGCTCGACGAGATCCGTCGGCAGACCGCCACTGGCGAGAAATACCTGCCGCAGTTGCAGGTCGACATTCATGACGGCGCCGGCAACCTGGTGGCGCGGGTCGGTAAAACCCTTTACGTGCGGCTCAAGCCGCAAGCGAGACAGGCTTAA
- the ubiH gene encoding 2-octaprenyl-6-methoxyphenyl hydroxylase, producing the protein MSRVNLAIIGGGLVGASLALALQAGAKARGWKIVLIEPFAPGDSWQPSYDARSSALSFGSRQIYQRLGVWQEISRRAEPIKQIHVSDRGRFSTARLSAMEEGVPALGYVVENAWLGHSLWQHLDKDVISWRCPAEVIRMEPLPDGYRLTLNDETTVECDLAVLADGGRSGLREQLGINVRKRPYNQSALIANITPSEAHNGMAFERFTDEGPMALLPLPENRCALVWTRLGMDAQRLADLSDRDFLSELQGVFGYRLGTLKQVGARHLYPLSLVEAEEQVRSHLAVLGNAAHSLHPIAGQGFNLSLRDADALAAALLASNKPLGDFATLQAYRERQRLDQDLTVGFSDQVTRLFGSTQPLVSLGRNIGLLGLDLLPPAKRWFARQAMGLGTRPDA; encoded by the coding sequence ATGAGTCGGGTCAATCTGGCAATCATCGGTGGCGGCCTGGTCGGCGCCAGTCTGGCGTTGGCCTTGCAGGCCGGGGCCAAGGCCCGGGGCTGGAAGATCGTGCTGATCGAACCGTTCGCCCCCGGCGACAGCTGGCAGCCGAGCTACGACGCACGTTCGTCGGCGCTGTCCTTTGGCTCGCGGCAGATTTATCAGCGGCTGGGCGTATGGCAGGAAATCTCCCGCCGCGCCGAGCCGATCAAACAGATTCACGTCTCCGATCGTGGACGTTTTTCCACTGCCCGGCTGTCGGCGATGGAAGAGGGCGTACCGGCGCTCGGTTATGTAGTGGAAAACGCCTGGCTCGGTCATAGCCTGTGGCAACACCTCGACAAAGACGTGATCAGCTGGCGCTGCCCGGCGGAAGTCATCCGCATGGAGCCGCTGCCGGACGGCTATCGTCTGACCCTCAACGATGAGACCACGGTCGAATGCGATCTGGCGGTGCTCGCCGATGGCGGCCGTTCCGGTCTGCGCGAGCAACTGGGCATCAATGTGCGCAAGCGCCCGTACAACCAGAGCGCGCTGATAGCCAACATCACCCCGAGCGAAGCGCACAACGGCATGGCTTTCGAGCGCTTCACCGATGAAGGCCCGATGGCGCTGCTGCCGCTGCCGGAAAACCGCTGCGCGCTGGTCTGGACCCGTCTGGGCATGGACGCGCAACGTCTGGCGGACCTGAGTGATCGTGATTTCCTCAGCGAGCTGCAAGGCGTGTTCGGTTACCGCCTCGGCACGTTGAAGCAGGTCGGCGCGCGGCATCTGTATCCGCTGTCGCTGGTGGAGGCCGAAGAGCAGGTTCGATCGCATCTGGCCGTGCTCGGCAACGCCGCCCACAGCCTGCACCCGATTGCCGGACAGGGTTTCAACCTGTCCCTGCGTGATGCCGATGCCTTGGCCGCCGCGCTGCTGGCCAGTAACAAGCCGCTGGGGGATTTCGCCACGCTGCAGGCCTATCGCGAGCGTCAGCGCCTCGATCAGGACCTCACCGTGGGCTTCTCCGATCAGGTCACGCGCCTGTTCGGCAGCACTCAGCCGCTGGTGTCGCTGGGGCGCAATATCGGTCTGCTCGGCCTCGATCTGCTGCCGCCGGCCAAACGCTGGTTCGCCCGTCAGGCCATGGGGCTGGGGACGCGGCCGGATGCGTGA
- the pepP gene encoding Xaa-Pro aminopeptidase, with translation MIHIQKAEYARRRKALMAQMEPNSIAILPAAAVAIRNRDVEHVYRQDSDFQYLSGFPEPQAVIVLMPGREHGEYVLFCRERNTERELWDGLRAGQEGAIRDFGADDAFPITDIDDILPGLIEGRDRVYSAMGSNPEFDRHLMDWINVIRSKAHLGAQPPNEFVALDHLLHDMRLYKSAAEVKVMREAARISAQAHIRAMQASRAGLYEYSLEAELDYEFRKGGAKMPAYGSIVAAGRNSCILHYQQNDALLKDGDLVLIDAGCEIDCYASDITRTWPVNGKFSAEQKAIYELVLASQEAAFAEIAPNKHWNQAHEATVRVITTGLVKLGLLQGEVDELIASEAYKAFYMHRAGHWLGMDVHDVGEYKVGGEWRVLEVGMALTVEPGIYIAPDNQNVAKKWRGIGVRIEDDVVVTKSGCEILTHGVPKTVAEIEALMAQARTCAA, from the coding sequence ATGATCCATATCCAGAAAGCGGAATACGCCCGTCGCCGCAAGGCACTCATGGCGCAGATGGAACCCAACAGCATTGCCATCCTGCCCGCCGCCGCAGTTGCCATCCGCAACCGTGATGTCGAGCACGTCTACCGCCAGGACAGCGACTTCCAGTACCTCAGCGGTTTCCCCGAGCCACAGGCGGTCATCGTCCTGATGCCAGGTCGCGAACACGGTGAATACGTGCTGTTCTGCCGTGAACGCAATACCGAGCGCGAACTCTGGGACGGCCTGCGCGCCGGCCAGGAAGGCGCGATTCGCGACTTTGGCGCCGACGATGCCTTCCCCATCACCGACATCGACGACATCCTGCCGGGCCTGATCGAGGGCCGCGACCGGGTGTATTCGGCCATGGGCAGCAACCCGGAATTCGACCGTCACCTGATGGACTGGATCAACGTGATCCGCTCCAAGGCGCATCTCGGCGCCCAGCCTCCGAACGAATTCGTTGCCCTGGATCACCTGCTGCACGACATGCGTCTGTATAAATCGGCGGCAGAAGTGAAGGTGATGCGCGAAGCGGCGCGGATTTCCGCTCAGGCCCACATCCGCGCGATGCAGGCCAGCCGCGCCGGGCTGTACGAGTACAGCCTCGAAGCCGAACTCGATTACGAGTTTCGCAAGGGCGGGGCGAAGATGCCGGCCTATGGCTCGATCGTCGCCGCCGGGCGCAACAGCTGCATCCTGCATTACCAGCAGAATGACGCGTTGCTCAAGGACGGTGACCTGGTGCTGATCGACGCCGGTTGCGAAATCGACTGCTACGCCAGCGACATCACCCGCACCTGGCCGGTCAACGGCAAATTTTCCGCCGAACAGAAAGCGATCTACGAGTTGGTGCTGGCCTCGCAGGAAGCGGCATTCGCCGAAATCGCCCCGAACAAACACTGGAACCAGGCGCACGAAGCCACGGTTCGGGTCATCACCACCGGGCTGGTGAAGCTGGGGTTGTTGCAGGGCGAAGTGGACGAGTTGATCGCCTCCGAGGCCTACAAGGCGTTTTACATGCACCGCGCCGGCCACTGGCTGGGCATGGATGTGCATGACGTCGGCGAGTACAAGGTCGGCGGCGAATGGCGGGTGCTGGAAGTCGGCATGGCGCTGACCGTGGAGCCGGGCATCTACATCGCCCCGGACAATCAGAACGTAGCGAAGAAATGGCGCGGCATTGGCGTGCGCATCGAGGACGACGTGGTAGTGACCAAAAGCGGTTGTGAAATTTTGACCCACGGCGTGCCGAAAACCGTCGCCGAGATCGAAGCCCTGATGGCGCAAGCACGGACCTGCGCAGCATGA
- a CDS encoding ABC transporter permease, with amino-acid sequence MAHPAQRRWYPIVFAIAALVLLPLSVLLLSWQTIDQQIWSHLWETQMPRLLGNTLTLVLGVGIGVTLLGVSLAWLTSLCEFPGRRWLDWALMLPFAIPAYVLAFVFVGLLDFAGPVQTLLREWFGTGLRLPRVRSTGGVILVLVLVFYPYVYLLARTAFLAQGKGLMEAARVLGQSPWQAFWRVALPMARPAIGAGVALALMETLADFGAVSVFNFDTFTTAIYKTWYGFFSLSSAAQLASLLLLVVMLVLYGERRARGANRASNERPRIKALYHLRGPKAWAATGWCGLVFACAFVIPVLQLLVWFWQRGRFDLDERYAGLILHTLYLGGMAALITVSVAMLLAFARRLSPTPAIRSGVSLANLGYALPGSVLAVSIMLAFSYLDRELVIPLSGWLGGAGKPLLLGSLAALLMAYLVRFVAVAYGPLESGLARIRPSLPEAARSLGVSGPRLFFKVYLPLLLPGTLSAALLVFVDVLKEMPATLLMRPFGWDTLAVRIFEMTSEGEWARASLPALTLVLVGLLPVIGLIRRSAHRNT; translated from the coding sequence TTGGCCCACCCCGCCCAACGCCGCTGGTACCCCATCGTCTTCGCCATCGCCGCGTTGGTGCTGCTGCCCCTCAGCGTTCTATTGCTGTCGTGGCAGACCATCGACCAACAAATCTGGTCGCACCTGTGGGAAACCCAGATGCCACGCCTGCTGGGCAACACCCTGACGCTGGTGCTCGGTGTCGGCATCGGCGTGACTCTGTTGGGTGTGAGCCTCGCCTGGCTCACCAGCCTCTGCGAATTCCCCGGCCGGCGCTGGCTCGACTGGGCGCTGATGCTGCCCTTCGCGATCCCGGCCTATGTGCTGGCGTTCGTGTTCGTCGGCCTGCTGGACTTCGCAGGTCCCGTGCAGACCCTGCTACGCGAATGGTTCGGAACCGGCCTGCGCCTGCCACGGGTGCGCTCCACCGGCGGGGTGATTCTGGTGTTGGTGCTGGTGTTCTACCCCTACGTTTACCTGCTGGCACGCACCGCGTTTCTCGCTCAGGGCAAAGGTCTGATGGAAGCGGCGCGGGTGCTCGGCCAGTCGCCATGGCAGGCGTTCTGGCGGGTGGCACTGCCGATGGCGCGGCCGGCCATCGGCGCCGGCGTGGCGCTGGCGCTGATGGAAACCCTTGCGGATTTCGGCGCGGTCTCGGTGTTCAACTTCGACACCTTCACCACCGCGATCTACAAGACCTGGTATGGCTTCTTCAGCCTGTCGAGCGCCGCACAACTGGCCAGCCTGTTGCTGCTGGTGGTGATGCTGGTGTTGTACGGCGAACGTCGCGCTCGCGGCGCCAATCGGGCGAGCAACGAGCGGCCGCGGATCAAGGCGTTGTATCACCTGCGCGGGCCCAAGGCCTGGGCGGCGACCGGATGGTGCGGTCTGGTGTTTGCCTGTGCGTTTGTCATCCCGGTGCTGCAACTGTTGGTGTGGTTCTGGCAGCGCGGGCGTTTCGATCTGGATGAGCGCTACGCCGGGCTGATTCTGCACACTCTGTATCTGGGGGGCATGGCGGCGTTGATCACGGTCAGCGTGGCGATGTTGCTGGCGTTCGCCCGGCGTCTTTCTCCGACCCCGGCGATCCGTTCCGGCGTCAGTCTGGCCAACCTCGGCTACGCGCTGCCGGGCTCGGTGCTGGCGGTGTCGATCATGCTGGCGTTCAGTTATCTGGATCGTGAACTGGTGATTCCGCTCTCAGGCTGGCTCGGCGGTGCGGGCAAACCGTTGCTGCTGGGCAGTCTGGCGGCGTTGCTGATGGCGTATCTGGTGCGCTTCGTGGCGGTGGCCTACGGGCCGCTGGAAAGCGGTCTGGCGCGTATACGGCCTTCTTTGCCCGAAGCGGCACGTAGCCTGGGTGTCAGTGGGCCGCGACTGTTTTTCAAAGTGTATCTGCCGTTGTTGCTGCCCGGCACCCTCAGCGCCGCGTTGCTGGTGTTCGTCGATGTGCTCAAGGAAATGCCCGCCACCCTGCTGATGCGCCCGTTTGGTTGGGACACGCTGGCGGTGCGCATTTTTGAAATGACCAGCGAAGGCGAATGGGCAAGGGCGTCGTTGCCGGCGCTGACCCTTGTTCTGGTCGGGTTGTTGCCGGTCATCGGACTTATTCGCCGCTCGGCGCATCGAAACACTTAG
- the gcvH gene encoding glycine cleavage system protein GcvH — translation MSNIPADLRFAESHEWARLEADGTVTVGISDHAQEALGDVVFVELAEVGKVFAAGDAAGVVESVKAASDIYAPVGGEVIAVNEELASAPEELNNDPYAAWIFKLKPSDKAELDKLLDAAAYKAAIGE, via the coding sequence ATGAGTAATATCCCCGCCGACCTGCGTTTTGCCGAAAGTCATGAATGGGCGCGCCTGGAAGCCGATGGCACTGTCACTGTGGGCATCAGCGATCACGCGCAAGAAGCGCTGGGTGATGTGGTGTTCGTTGAACTGGCCGAAGTCGGCAAGGTGTTTGCTGCCGGTGATGCGGCAGGTGTTGTCGAGTCGGTGAAGGCCGCTTCCGACATCTACGCCCCGGTCGGCGGTGAAGTGATCGCCGTCAACGAAGAACTGGCCAGCGCGCCGGAAGAACTGAACAACGATCCGTACGCCGCGTGGATCTTCAAGCTCAAGCCAAGCGACAAGGCCGAGCTGGACAAGCTGCTCGACGCTGCCGCCTACAAGGCCGCCATCGGCGAATAA
- a CDS encoding extracellular solute-binding protein: MLAPKRLLTALALTLIGSTAAQAADEVVVYSSRIDELIKPVFDAYTAKTGVKIKFITDKEAPLMQRIKAEGENATADLLLTVDAGNLWQAEQMGILQPFTSKTIDANIPLQYRSSSHAWTGLSLRARTIAYSTERVKPSELTTYEALADKNWEGRLCLRTAKKVYNQSLTATMIEVHGAEKTEKILKGWVNNLSTDVFSDDVAVLEAINAGQCDVGIVNTYYYGRLHKQKPELPVKLFWPNQADRGVHVNLSGIGLTRHAPHPEAAKALVEWMTTPEAQKIFADVNQEFPANPAVKPSEEVAAWGQFVADTLPVEVAGKRQAEAIRMMDRAGWN, encoded by the coding sequence ATGTTGGCACCCAAGCGTCTTCTGACCGCACTGGCCCTGACCCTGATTGGCAGCACCGCCGCCCAGGCCGCTGATGAGGTGGTGGTTTACTCGTCGCGTATCGATGAGCTGATCAAACCGGTGTTCGATGCCTACACCGCCAAGACCGGGGTGAAGATCAAGTTCATCACCGACAAGGAAGCGCCGTTGATGCAGCGGATCAAGGCCGAGGGCGAGAACGCCACCGCCGACCTGCTGCTGACCGTCGATGCCGGCAACCTCTGGCAGGCCGAACAGATGGGCATTCTCCAGCCGTTCACCTCGAAAACCATCGACGCCAACATTCCCCTGCAATACCGCTCGTCCAGCCACGCCTGGACCGGTCTGAGCCTGCGCGCGCGGACCATCGCCTACTCCACCGAGCGCGTGAAACCGAGCGAACTGACCACCTACGAAGCGCTGGCCGACAAAAACTGGGAAGGTCGCCTGTGCCTGCGCACGGCGAAAAAGGTCTACAACCAGTCGCTGACCGCCACCATGATCGAAGTCCACGGCGCCGAGAAAACCGAGAAGATCCTCAAGGGCTGGGTCAACAACCTGTCCACCGACGTGTTCTCCGACGACGTCGCGGTGCTGGAAGCGATCAACGCCGGTCAGTGTGACGTCGGCATCGTCAACACCTACTACTACGGGCGCCTGCACAAGCAGAAGCCGGAACTGCCGGTGAAACTGTTCTGGCCGAACCAGGCGGATCGCGGTGTGCACGTCAATCTGTCGGGCATCGGTTTGACCAGACATGCGCCGCACCCGGAAGCCGCCAAGGCACTGGTCGAGTGGATGACCACACCTGAGGCGCAGAAGATCTTCGCTGACGTGAACCAGGAATTCCCGGCGAATCCGGCGGTGAAACCTTCGGAAGAAGTGGCGGCGTGGGGGCAGTTTGTCGCTGATACGTTGCCGGTCGAAGTGGCGGGCAAACGTCAGGCCGAGGCGATCCGGATGATGGATCGGGCGGGTTGGAACTGA
- a CDS encoding YecA family protein, translated as MPIQNSPYQAFATLLTASGHNVSPAELHGLLLGRSCAGAGFNAEEWLIDAAELLESEPQDNVRNALIGLQEMVKGELTGDDVTVVLLLPTDDVPLADRAAALGQWCQGFLTGFGLNCRDSSMLSTEATEVLQDLAAISQVQDALEESEDGESDYMEVMEYLRVAPLLLFSETKKADVPPAAKPSLH; from the coding sequence ATGCCCATTCAGAATTCCCCGTACCAAGCCTTCGCCACCCTGCTGACTGCCAGCGGTCACAACGTCTCGCCTGCCGAACTGCATGGCCTGCTGCTCGGCCGCAGCTGCGCCGGTGCCGGCTTCAATGCCGAAGAATGGCTGATCGACGCCGCCGAGCTGCTCGAAAGCGAGCCGCAGGACAACGTCCGCAACGCGCTCATCGGCCTGCAGGAAATGGTCAAGGGCGAGCTCACGGGCGACGATGTGACCGTCGTGCTGCTGTTGCCGACCGATGACGTGCCGCTGGCCGATCGCGCCGCCGCACTGGGCCAGTGGTGCCAGGGCTTCCTCACCGGTTTCGGACTGAACTGCCGCGACAGCAGCATGCTGAGCACCGAGGCCACCGAGGTGTTGCAGGATCTGGCAGCGATCTCCCAGGTGCAAGATGCACTGGAAGAATCCGAAGATGGCGAAAGCGACTACATGGAAGTCATGGAGTACCTGCGTGTAGCGCCGCTGCTGCTGTTCTCCGAAACCAAGAAAGCCGACGTGCCGCCAGCCGCCAAGCCGTCGCTGCACTGA
- the gcvT gene encoding glycine cleavage system aminomethyltransferase GcvT, producing MGQRTPLYDLHLALGAKMVDFGGWDMPLHYGSQVEEHHEVRRDCGVFDVSHMTVIDVAGHQAKAWLQHLLANDVERLHSPGRALYSTMLNERGGIVDDMIVYRLEAGYRLVVNASTRDQDLAWLQAHLTGYDVQLHERTDLAMLAIQGPHARHKIAELVTQSRANLIQMLKPFEGQVDGDWFIARTGYTGEDGLEIALPADQSPGFFNDLVGAGISPIGLGARDTLRVEAGMNLYGQDIHQDVSPLASNMAWSIAWEPATRRFIGRDALEAEKAAGVQHKLVGLVLEERGVLRAHQVVRIADVGEGEITSGSFSPTLSKSIALARVPMATADRAEVEIRGKWYPVRVVKPTFVRHGKTLI from the coding sequence ATGGGACAGCGTACGCCTCTGTATGACCTGCATCTCGCCCTCGGCGCGAAGATGGTCGATTTTGGCGGTTGGGACATGCCACTGCATTACGGCTCGCAGGTCGAGGAGCACCACGAGGTGCGTCGCGATTGCGGGGTGTTCGATGTATCCCACATGACCGTGATCGATGTCGCCGGCCATCAGGCCAAGGCCTGGCTCCAGCATTTGCTGGCCAATGACGTCGAACGCCTGCACAGCCCCGGCCGTGCGTTGTACAGCACCATGCTCAACGAGCGCGGTGGCATCGTCGACGACATGATCGTCTATCGTCTTGAGGCCGGTTACCGACTGGTGGTCAACGCCTCGACCCGCGATCAGGATCTGGCGTGGTTGCAGGCTCATCTCACCGGCTACGACGTGCAACTGCATGAGCGTACGGATCTGGCGATGCTCGCTATTCAAGGCCCCCATGCCCGGCACAAGATTGCCGAACTGGTGACCCAGTCCCGCGCCAATCTGATCCAGATGCTCAAGCCTTTCGAAGGCCAGGTTGATGGCGACTGGTTCATTGCGCGCACCGGCTACACCGGTGAAGACGGACTGGAAATCGCCCTGCCGGCCGATCAATCCCCCGGATTTTTCAACGATCTCGTAGGCGCCGGCATTTCTCCCATTGGCCTTGGTGCCCGCGACACCTTGCGAGTGGAAGCCGGGATGAACCTGTACGGTCAGGACATCCATCAGGACGTTTCGCCACTGGCCTCGAACATGGCCTGGAGTATCGCCTGGGAGCCGGCCACGCGCCGTTTCATCGGTCGCGATGCGCTGGAAGCGGAAAAAGCCGCCGGCGTGCAGCACAAACTGGTGGGTCTGGTGCTCGAGGAACGCGGGGTTTTGCGTGCGCATCAGGTGGTTCGTATCGCTGATGTTGGCGAAGGAGAGATCACCAGTGGTAGTTTCTCTCCTACGCTTAGCAAGTCGATTGCCCTGGCGCGTGTACCGATGGCGACTGCCGACCGCGCCGAAGTGGAAATCCGTGGCAAGTGGTATCCGGTACGAGTGGTCAAACCGACCTTCGTCCGTCACGGCAAAACCTTGATCTAA
- a CDS encoding TIGR02449 family protein: protein MEDTDLQALMARLELLITRVEQLKSQNALLLAQEKTWREERAHLIEKNEIARRKVESMISRLKALEQDS from the coding sequence ATGGAAGACACCGACCTGCAAGCGCTGATGGCCAGACTCGAACTGCTGATTACTCGGGTCGAGCAACTAAAGAGTCAAAACGCACTCTTACTAGCTCAGGAAAAGACCTGGCGCGAGGAACGCGCGCACCTCATTGAAAAAAACGAAATCGCCCGGCGTAAGGTCGAGTCGATGATTTCGCGCCTCAAGGCCCTGGAGCAAGACTCATGA
- a CDS encoding cell division protein ZapA — protein MSSSNSVTVQILDKEYSIICPQEERSNLVSAARYLDGKMREIRSSGKVIGADRIAVMAALNITHDLLHKEERPDIQASGSTREQVRDLLDRVDLVLADDPDISKG, from the coding sequence ATGAGTTCAAGCAATAGCGTTACCGTGCAGATCCTCGACAAAGAATATTCGATCATCTGTCCCCAGGAAGAACGCAGCAATCTGGTCAGTGCCGCGCGTTACCTGGACGGCAAGATGCGCGAGATCCGCAGCAGCGGCAAAGTCATCGGCGCTGACCGCATCGCCGTGATGGCCGCCCTGAACATCACCCACGATCTCTTGCACAAAGAAGAGCGCCCGGACATCCAGGCCAGCGGCTCGACCCGTGAACAGGTGCGCGACTTGCTCGATCGTGTCGATCTGGTGCTGGCCGACGATCCGGACATCAGCAAGGGCTGA
- a CDS encoding DegT/DnrJ/EryC1/StrS aminotransferase family protein gives MSQLPFLPFSKPVIDEATIAAVGDVLRSGWITSGPKVQAFEAQLSEYFGGRPVRTFNSGTCTMEIALRIAGIGPGDEVITTPISWVATANVILEVGATPVFADIDPVTRNIDLDRLEAAITPRTKAVIPVYLAGLPVDMERLYAIAKKHNLRIIEDAAQALGSSWNGQRIGATGDFVSFSFQANKNVTCSEGGCLVLNTPEEARLAEKYRLQGVTRTGFDGLDVDVLGGKFNMTDVAATIGLGQFAHIETLTAHRQELARHYFECFGDDFEATYGAQLPPADFTNSNWHLFQLVLPERKDGLPARSTFMEQMQELGIGIGYHYPPIHLLSLYRERGFKEGMLPVAERVGRLIVSLPMFTTMTKADVERSVAAVKAVLGNA, from the coding sequence ATGAGCCAACTGCCGTTTCTGCCGTTTTCCAAACCTGTCATCGATGAAGCCACCATTGCCGCCGTCGGCGATGTCCTGCGTTCCGGCTGGATCACCAGCGGGCCGAAGGTCCAGGCCTTCGAGGCGCAACTGTCGGAGTATTTCGGCGGGCGTCCGGTACGAACCTTCAACTCCGGCACCTGCACCATGGAGATTGCCCTGCGCATTGCCGGCATCGGACCGGGTGATGAAGTGATCACCACGCCAATCTCCTGGGTAGCCACGGCCAACGTGATTCTTGAAGTGGGCGCCACCCCGGTGTTCGCCGACATCGACCCGGTCACCCGCAACATCGACCTGGATCGACTGGAAGCGGCCATCACACCGCGCACCAAAGCTGTCATCCCGGTCTACCTCGCCGGGCTGCCGGTGGACATGGAGCGCCTGTACGCCATCGCCAAAAAGCACAACCTGCGCATCATCGAAGACGCCGCCCAGGCCCTGGGTTCGAGCTGGAACGGCCAGCGCATCGGCGCCACCGGCGACTTCGTATCGTTCAGCTTCCAGGCCAACAAGAACGTGACCTGCTCCGAGGGTGGTTGCCTGGTGCTGAACACGCCTGAGGAAGCACGTCTGGCGGAGAAATATCGCCTGCAAGGCGTCACCCGGACCGGCTTCGACGGTCTGGATGTCGATGTACTGGGCGGCAAATTCAACATGACCGACGTCGCAGCGACCATCGGCCTCGGCCAGTTTGCCCACATCGAAACCCTGACCGCCCATCGTCAGGAACTGGCTCGCCACTACTTCGAATGCTTTGGCGACGACTTCGAAGCCACGTACGGCGCGCAACTGCCGCCAGCCGACTTCACCAACAGCAACTGGCACCTGTTCCAACTGGTATTGCCGGAGCGCAAGGACGGCTTGCCGGCGCGGTCCACGTTCATGGAGCAGATGCAGGAATTGGGCATCGGCATCGGTTATCACTACCCGCCGATCCATTTGCTTAGCCTGTACCGCGAGCGCGGTTTCAAGGAAGGGATGTTGCCGGTGGCCGAGCGCGTCGGGCGGCTGATTGTGTCGTTGCCGATGTTCACCACCATGACCAAGGCTGATGTCGAGCGCTCGGTGGCGGCGGTCAAAGCGGTGCTGGGCAACGCCTGA